Part of the Roseobacter litoralis Och 149 genome, TTCTATTTCTGTGCCGGTGGGAGCGGCACTTTCAAATTGGTATGCCTCTTACCAGAATAGCCACAATTTTCCTGTGATTGCAAAAACTACTAACTAGGGTGAACAAGTTTGCGGGTGTGGAAATTCCTTTGGAGCTGGCAGTTTGCGAGTCAGCGTTTTGCGCTCCCTTTGAACTGGCTAAGCGCTTTACTGTTTGCGAAAATGCGCAAGATCGTCGTCGAACGACTGTCGTGATCAAGCAAGTTACCTTTGTTAACTCTGACAAGCCGACTGCGCATGTCTCTGGCTTTGAAGCGCTGATAGCACTGTCTGACACAGAGTTCGGCCGCATTATTTTTACCGAATCGCACCGGCTAAAACCATCCTGAAATTGTTGAAACCAAAGGGTTCATGGGTCGCGGGGACCATTCGGGTGAAAGCAATTGACCAGAACGCCAACAAATTAACCACTACCTATGCGGGAAGTCGCCCTTTTTTGAGATTAGGCAATTTTTTGCTTCCGTTTAACTTAAAATTGGCCGAGAAAAGGTTAAGGATTAGTTAAGTTCTTTAAATAGATGTTTAAGGAGAGAGTGATTATGGCGATGTTCCACCCCGCTGAAGTAGAAAAGCTTGAGCACTGTGAAGAAACCTCTGACGGTTTTGCTCCGTATAAAATCGCTGGCAAGCGCGTTTTCGATTTGGTCTTGGCTCTGGCTATCATTCCGGTGTTGTTTCCTTTGATCGCTGTTTTATGGCTGATGACGAAGCGCGATGGTGGCAGCGGGTTTTTTGGACACAGACGTGTGGGACGCAATGGTAAAGTATTCAGGTGCTGGAAACTGCGCACCATGGTTGTGGATGCAGAAGAAAAGCTGCGTGAGCATCTGAAGGCAAACCCTGCCGCAGCCGAGGAATGGGCCAGAGATCACAAGCTGGATGACGATCCCCGCATTACCCGTCTTGGCCGCTTCTTGCGCAAGACGAGCTTGGACGAACTGCCTCAGATATGGAACGTCATCCGCGGAGAGATGAGTTTCGTCGGACCTCGGCCCATCGTCCGTGTTGAGTTGCACAAATATGGAACGCACCGTCCGGTCTATCTGTCGATGACACCTGGCATTACAGGACTATGGCAGGTTTCCGGACGCAACGACGTCACCTATGATGAGCGTGTGAACTTCGACGTCGAATATGCAAAAGACATTTCGTTGCTTACGGACCTGCGCCTTATTGCAAAGACTGGCCTGTCCGTTGTGGGCGCGACTGGACGATAGGCTAACGGGCGAACGCATATGCGTCCGTGCATCAACAATCGATCGTGACATTGTAGTTCTTAACGCGACACCCAAGAATTTGACTGTGGTATTGCGTGATCGACGGTCTTAAACAGACCGTCGAAAGGTACAACAAGATGTCGGCCAAAACCCCCTCTATTACCGGAAAGATCGAACGCTACTTTTCCTTGTGGCGCAAAGTCATTGCGCTTTTGAAATACAGCAGCAAGCGGCTTGGTATCTTCGTTTTTATTGCTGCCCTGCTCGAAATCATGCTGGCGCTCGGCGCGCTGTTGGCTGTCAAACTCGCCGTTGACGATATTACCCAGTCTGCAAGCGCGAGTGATGGTGTCGATATGGGGCGCGTGCTTGCGGCGATTTCAATCGTCTTGGGCCTGTTTCTGGCGGGCCGTATCATGCATTCGGTGGCAAATTACTTTCGCGCGGCACAAGGATTTGTTGTCAGCGACTATGTGAACCGGGCCATTCAGGAACGCGCTGTGGCCGCTGATCTCAGCTTTTACGACAGTGCGCTTTATTATGACAGTCTTGAGCGGGCGCGACAGGCAGGTGCACAACGCCCCGCACAGGTCATCGCAAATGCGCTGAATGTGTTTCGGGGTGGCATGATGCTCGCGGGCATTGCTGTCGTGTTGTTCATTGTGGAATGGCGGTTGTTGCCCATCAGCCTGATTGCTGTCGGGTTAATGTTGGTGGTGCAGGTGCGTTTCACGCGGCAGCGGTTTTTACTCCAGCGCCGACTTGTGCAAAAAGAGCGCCACGCATCCTATGCAGACTGGCTGATGACGTCACAGCCCTTCGCCAAAGAAATCCGGTTGTGGGATATTGGCGCGTATCTGCGCGCCCAATACATGAAAATCCGCAAGGTGGTGCGCAAAGACTACCTTGCGATTGAACGCCGCAAATCCATCGCGGAAAGCCTCGTGTCGGTCGTGGGAACGCTCGTCGTCTTTGCCTCTGCCGCTTTCATCCTCTACCGTTTTTCCACGGGGCAGGCGGAGCTTTCGGACCTGATCATGGTGGTCCTGTTGCTGGTGCGCGCAGAAACCGCGGGTCGGGATTTTGTGATGAGCCTGTCCCGGCTTTATGATGATCAGCTGTTTCTTAATCAACTTTTCGTATTCCTCGATCTTAAGCCTGTGATGGCGACCGGTGAGGTTCCCAAACCACTGCCTGCGGACGTGAAACAAGGCGTTGCCCTTGAGCATGTGACTTTCTCTTATCCGACGTCAGAGAAACCGGCTTTGGAAGATGTATCGCTGCGCATCCGGCCGGGGCAGTTTACTGCGCTTGTGGGTGGTAATGGGTCCGGTAAAACAACGCTGATCAAACTCTTGTGCCGTCTTTACGACCCTCAGGAAGGCAGTGTGACCTATGACGGGTTGGATGTTCAGGACTTTGACCCGGTCGCATATCGCAAGCAATTCAGTGTCATTTTCCAAGATTTCGTTCAATTTGCCTACACGGGACGGGACAACATTCGACTGGCCGATTTGGGCCGGGACGGTAACGACGCGCGTCTGCTTGATGTGGCGCGTTTGACCGGTGCGCATGAGGTTCTCGAGGATTTGCCGCAGGGGTATGATACGGTGCTGTCGCGCATGTTTGATGGCGGTGTTGAGCTGTCTGGTGGGCAGTGGCAGAAAATTGCGCTCTCGCGGGCGATGTTTCCCGAATCGAAATTCATCATTCTGGACGAACCGACCAGTGCAATAGATCCAAATGCGGAGGCAGAACTGTTTGACGGCTTCCGCGATAAGCTCGAGGGGCGCGGTGCTTTGGTGATCAGCCACAGGCTGTCCACGATCCGGCAAGCAGACTATACATACGTGTTAGATAACGGAAAAATTGTCGAAGAAGGCACGCATGCGCAACTTATTGGCCAAAACGGGCGGTATGCTGAAATGTTTGAAAGGCAGGGACGTGGCTACCGGAGCTAGAATCCATGTCCTAAATATTAAGCATGGCGCAGATTATAGGCGAAAAAGCGTTAAAGCCTTATAATAAAACTTGAGAATTCCCCTAGAAGACCGATATAGTTAATACGCGTTAACTATTTCTGGTTAATATTTGAAGGAGAAGTCATGACTAAAGCTGTATACGAAGCGCCTGTACTGCGCTCGCATGGCAAAGTTGAAGCTGTAACAAAAGGTGGTTCCACAGGTTCCTCCCTTGACGCAGCGTTCCCAGCTGGCACGCCATTCGCAGACTTGACACTGTCCTAATCGACAGGTTCGACGCTATTTTGGCGTCAGTCTAAATTAACTCCGCCGGAGTCCGGGTAAACCGGTCTCCGGCATTTTTTTTGTACTATTGCCAAAGCGACGTTTTCCCATAACTTTTTGTGGTTTACGTGATCACCGTTTCAAGCAATCTTTACGCATACTGCGTTTCCGGTGTCGTACACCAAATAGAATTAAAGTGGATCGACCTTATGGTATCTGAAAAGTGTTATGTCGCGCAATCTGACGTTGTTGATTGCGATATTGGTGGGGACAGAGCGTTGCTGCATCTTCAAACCAATACGTATTTTACGATGAATGCTACTGCGTCGGCCTTGTGGCTGGGCCTGTCCGAACCTAAATCTTTGAATGAGATGGTTCAGATTGTGACAGAAAAATTCGATGTGACGGATGATCAATGCAGAGCAGACATCGAGTCCCTTGTGGGCCAGATGGTTGAGGCGAATGTGGTCAAGGTCGTGCCGAAAGAGACCGAGTGATACATGCGCGCTATTCGTTGGGCAGGGATTTATAGTTTAAGTCTGCTGGTTGTTCTGGTGGTACGCGTCGGTCTTTGGGTCACGCGGTATCAACGTATCCGGACGGCCCTCGTGCGCCCGTGTCCGGATGATCCGCAGATGGCGCGGCGGGCGACGGTGGCGCGTGTGACGCATGCCGTGTCTCAGATTTCTCGATTTATCCCGGATGCCAGCTGCCTGACGCAGACGATTTCCTGTCAGGCGATCCTGTCATGGAAGGGCATACCGTCGACAATCACAATGGGTCTCAAGAAAGAGGATGAAACGACTCTGAAAGCGCATGCATGGCTGAGTTGGAATGCGCAGGTTGTTCTCGAAGGAAATGAAGGCACAGTGCTGGATTTTAACAAGATCCTTGATTTGCCGACGCCCGTGCGTCCCCCCGTCTCTTTATGATGCATTCGTTTGTCTTGCGGATACCCCTTGCTGGATCCGCGTCCGCTCCTCCGGTTGAGCATGCGCGTCTGGCGCGCCTGCAGGATCAGGGATGGCGTCTGACGCAGACCATGGCTGGTGTCGATGGTGCCACGACAGGGGATGCAGGGTATTGTGAGGCTGCGGACTGGGGTGCATGTGGCCTTGCGTTTCTGCAGGACCGTGATGGCGTCACTCATCAGCTTGATATGTCCCCACAGCAGGCTGCTGAAAAGTCTGATCTGGAACTGTTGCTCGATTTGCGCTTGGCCAAGGGTCAGGATTTCATACACACCGTTTACGGTTCGTTTTCACTTGTTTTCATCCACAAGGAAACCGGTCGTTTTGAGGCATACCGAGACCACTTGGGCGTTTACCCGCTTTATTATACGGTCTCGGATGGCGCGGTGACATGTGCGTCGGATCTGCGCGCATGTCTGCATTTGTCTGGTGTCGCATTAAGCGCCGATGCTATTCGGATTGCGGATTTCATCAAGGGCGATGAAGTTGATTTTGACAGGACAGCCTTTGATGCTGTGCTGCGGCTACCGCCGGCACATCAGCTTGAGCCTGCAAACCAAACCGTGTCGCCCCGGCGGTATTGGAAATTGGAGATACCGCAAGAAACCGTGAGCACAGATTGCGCCGAGCAATTGCGTGACGCGCTGCAAGCGGCGACCCTTGCATGTATGCGCCCCGAAGGGAGCGTTGGCGCGATGCTGAGCGGGGGATTGGATTCCTCGGCGCTTGCCGGGCTTGCCGCAAAACAGTCGGGCGCTCCTGTGCAAACGGTGTCCTTTGTTTATGGCGCAGACAAGGCGTATGATGAAACGCGCTATATCGATGCGGCGAATGAGACATTCGGGAGCATCCCGCACAAAATAGCGATTGCGGGCGCACCGCCGCTGGATGACCTTGCCACGGTCCTTGATGAACAGATGGATTTGTTTCTGGCACCGGGCCTGCCCAAAGCACGGCAAATCTATCCCCATGCACGTGCCTTGGGATTAAGCGCCGTGATCGATGGGCACGGCGGGGATGAGGTCATTTCGCATGGCTACGGTCGTTTGGTCGAACTGGCGACACATCGAAAATTCTCGCTGCTTTATCGCGAAGCACGCGGTGCGGCGAAGGTCCATAGTCTCCCGTTTCTCGCCCTTTTTTCCAGCCATATTGCCCACTACAGCGGAATGGGACCAAGAAACCCGCTGCGCAGGCTGTTCCTCAAGCTGGCGCGCTATCAGACAAAGCGTTCGTCGATATCCGGATGGTCAGGAACGCCAATCTCGCTGATCACGTCGGATCTGCAGGAACGAATTGCCGCAACTGAGAGATATGCACCCGACCCACTTTTGAAAACCAAGGCGGATTTCAATCGAGCCGAATGCCTGACGCATTTAAGGGCACTGAATGCCCCTTTGATGGCGCAGGCGTTTGAAGTTTTCCACCGCTCCGCCACTGCCGCAGAGGTGTTGCCCAGATACCCGTTTTTCGACCGTCGCGTTTTATCTCTGTGCCTTGCCTTTCCCGCTGAAATGAAACTGCGCGATGGCCGCAGCAGGTGGATTTTGCGTGAAGCGATGCGTGATATTCTGCCCGAGAGTATTCGAACACGGGCAGATAAAGCGGAATTTGGAGACGAAATTTTTGATGTGGTGCGCGATTTTTACAGTGACAAACAAGTCAGCTTTTTCGAGCCAATGAGCGATTTCGTCAGTGTTGATGCCGCTGAGCAATTGCGCAAACAAGTAATTGTGCGTGAAGTCACAGACGTGGCTGCAATTCGAGCGTTGTGGCGACTGGCTGTTCTAAGCTATTGGATTAAAGGGCTTAAGGGGTGGTGTGACGCACAGGCTAAAGGGATATTGATTTGATGGAACCTCACTATTACGCTGTGTTTGGACTCACGCTTGCGTCGGATTTTCTGTGTGATGTGCTGGAACCGGTTGACCCTGTTGCGGGCAGTGATGTGGTGCGCGTGCTCCGCACAACGGGTCTGCGCCCGTCGCGCCAACCGGAAATCGACCCCTATTTCGATATTCAGCCCGACAAGCAGTATATGAATTGGAACGCGGTTGGTGCGTTTTGCATCGACGACCCTTCGACGGTCCGAATTGACCCTCAGGATGGTGTGTCAGATCATTTGGTGTCGCAGGCTCTTCTGGGCCTCGTCATGTCTCTGGTGCTGGAGCGGCGTGGCGTTTTGTGCCTGCACGCGAGTGCTGTGTCGGTGCAAGGCCATGCAGCGCTCTTTTTGGGGGATAAGGGAGCCGGGAAATCGACGACCAGCGCCGCATTGGTGGCGCGCGGGCATGTGCCGATCACGGATGATCTGGTGGCCGTGGGCCGGACCCTGTCCGAAGATGAGACGCTGACGGTCCAGCCCGGGTTTTCCAGCATGAAACTCTGGCCAGACTCGATCGAAGCGCTCGGTTTGGGCGATGAGGCGAGTGACAGACTTATCCATCCGTCGCTGCCCAAAGTACAAAAGCGCATGGCAACGCCGATTGCCGTGGCGGCAGTCCCATTGGGCAGCTTGTTCATGTTGCGCCGAAGTGACGACGTAAGCGCGCCGCAGGCCGTTCGGTTGCCGCCGCATAAGGCGCTTGAAACGGTGTTGCGGTATACTTTCATGGCCCGCTACGGTGAAACCCGATTGGGGCAGAACCACCTGATCAGTCACCTTAAACGCTGTGGTGCGGTTGTGTCTCAAGCGCCCGTATTTGAACTGTTGGTGCCCGCGGACTTGTCCCGGTTGGACGATCTGACCCAGACCATTGAGCAGTTTGTCGATCCCACCTTTTGACCGCCGATCCCTCTGTCGGAAGTAGACTGCGCTCACAAAGGCGACTTTCCTGAGCATCATGGCGTCGTGCGGCAAAGACACCAAGCGCTCGGAAAATTGGCGCGCGCGAAAACAACGCGTCCTGCACGGATTTCCTAATCAGGCGTTCGTCGGGTTTTCAATTTGAAAGGACATCTGGGGGCATAAGGTCACGCTCAAACCGTCAATCTTCCCAAACAAAGTGAGTGAAAATGTCTGATCCTTTCAAACACCATAGCCCCGGCCTGAATGCACCTGCTTTTGGGGCTTTTGAGATTGCGCCAGATGATGGCACACCCCTGTCACACGTGACGCGCGCGGTTTACGTGGGAACAGAAGGCAACCTGACGGTTACAATGGCACATGGTCAAACGGTTAACCTCACATCAGTTCAGCCCGGCATGATCTACCCGATCCGCTGCACGGTTGTGCATCAAACAGGCACGACAGCGTCGGGCATTGTGGGGCTTTACTAGCGCAGGGGGCGTCTTTCAGCCTGCGCGCAGCCACTCAATGACAAGTGCGCCACCGCATGTCGTTGTCAGCCTTGCGTGCTGGCCGCCTGATATACGCTTATGGTATCTTGAACCATGGCCTGCACCGTGCGGTCCAAAGCCATTTTTTGCGCCTCGGCGCCAAAGGCGTGGCGTAATTCGGTATCTGTCGCGAGTGTGACCAGCCGCTCGGCAATTTTGGATGCACCGCTATCAGTTGGCAGCACAAAACCGTTTGTGCCCTCAACGACGGTTTCTTCGACGCCGCCAACGGCAGTGGTCACTATCGGCACCCCGGCATGCAGGGCCTCAAGCAGGGTGTAGGGCATCGCTTCGTAATGGCTGGTCATGCAGAACACATCGAGGCCGGGAAACAGGGCAGGTCCATTTTGCCATCCCAAAAACCGAATGGCTTTGGCGGTATTCATCTCTTCAGCGGCCTGGCGCAATGATCCATCCCCAATTACAAGCCCCCGCAGTTTCGGGGCGTGCTGTGCTGCCAGCGTCACCGCCTCGACGAAACGCAGCGGTGCTTTTTGCGCATCCAGTCGGCCGATGAACCCGACCGCCACGTCATCCGGCGCAAGCCCCATAAAGGCGCGTGCTGCCGCGCGGTCGGTATCATCGGGCAGGGCTGCACCATTCACCACGGTGGTCAGTTTCTGCGCTTTGATGCCAAGTCCGATGGCGTGTTCATACTCCGCCGTGCTCACGGTGATGATTTGATCACCACGCGGGGCCAGCACCCGTTCGATGGTGCCATAGATGCGTCTGGCCCGCCCGCCCATGTCCGGGTCCATCGTGCGAAACGCATGTGGCGTGTAAATCCGCGCCGCGCGGATACTGCGTGGCAGTAAGCGTATCAATGCGCCGGCCTTGGAGCTGTGGCCATGTATAATATCAAATGGCCCTTGTATCCGCAGCAGCGATTTGAGCGCGCGCAGACTGCTTGCATCTGCCAATCCAACCGCGCGGTGCATGGCCAGTGGCAGGTTGCTTACCCCCTCCATTGCCAACAGCCTTGAGCGAAAGTCGTCCTGCGCCCGTACGGCTGACCAGATCACCGTGACATCATGGCCAGACTGGGCGAGCCCCTCGGCAAGATCAAGCGCGTGGCGCCCGGACCCGCCGCCAGAGGTTTCCAGAACAAGCGCAATTCTAAGCGGCTGCGTCATGGTATCTGATGTCCTTGAAAAGTTTCTGTTTGGTCGTGACGGCGCTGCGCGATGCGCGAGCCCAGTGTAAATATGCTGCCCGTGATGCGCGCTTTGATCAGTCCGCTTTTTTGCCGCCGCGGTCACGGGTTCGTTCCATCAGGTGAATAAAACGAGGGAAAACATAGAGCCAGCGTAAACCGCGTGGCAGTGGAAACCGTGTGTATTGGCGGATCGTCGGCTGCCAGACTTGGAGCGAGTGACGTAGGCGCGCTCTGCGAATGAGGCTGGCATCCGCCTGCCAGTCGAACATGAACTCCCCGCCCTTCATGTTGAAACCGATACGTTTTTCGAGGTCGAGATCACCAGACAAATTACGCAGGCTGAGTTCCAGAAATTTGAAACCCCGCCACAATTCCGGCGCGTCATCCCATGATTGCTCGGGTGACATGAGCCGCTGCATTTCAAGGCTGGCCTCAACCGTGCCGCGCTGATTTAGCTTGTCTGCCAGTGCCACGGCCTCATCAACGTCAAAATCAGGTGAATTGACCAGCGCATCAATATCGCTCAGCCAGTGCAGCCGGGACCAGACATGCCGGGCATGGTGGTGGCACAGGTAATTGAACAGAAATGCAGGCGGCATTGTCATGAACTCTTTGCCACCCAGCACGGCGGGTATAGCCTGCGCAAAGACATCCTCGCGCGCGAAGATTCCGGAGTATTTATCCAGCTTGACCTGCAGATCAATCGCCATGCCTTCAGGCGTCAAAAGGCTGGCATCGTTGCGGTAATGAAGGGCCGCGTCAATCTCGGAAGGTTCAGTCAACGGATGCTCCGCCTGGCCCGGCACGACAAACTGATATCCGGCTTCAATCGCGGTAAGCACGATAGGGCGCAGCGTTTCGGGGCGCACCAGAACGTCTATATCTCGGCAAGGTCGCAATCCAAGATCCGGGTAATACTGACTTACAAGACTGATGCCTTTGAAAAACAACGCCTCCGCACCAAGCGGATCAAGGCATTTTTCCTTGAATTGATGCTGGGCAGAAACGAGCAACATGTTCCGGATAGCAGATGCATTGGCAGCAGTTTTTAGTTCGTCATGCACCTTTTGCGGTACGCAATCAGGGTTCATGCGGCCAAGGTGCATCCGCATGTTGGGCAGGCTGAAGTTGCGCATGGCTGTCGCCACAAAGCTGTCCCAGTCGGTGACTTGCCGCGCGAGCGATTCGGCCGCCCGCTGTTCATCTTGCGTAAAGCCGATTTTAGCAAAGGCGACATGCAGGCGCATTTCCGCTGTATTGAGGCTGGAATTCATTGGGTGCTTACAATTCCTAGGGTTCGGCTACGTTTGCCAGAAAAAACGGGTCATTTCTATTGATAAGTCTGTGACGCGATGGCTTCCAGTGCCCAGATGCGGTTTTATATCTATAAGTTCGTAGCAATATGGACAAAAGCGGGGTGTTTGAGATGATCTGGGTCAAAATGGAATGAATAAACTATGAAGCGTGTCAAAATGAGCGCCATTTTCAAGAGCGGTCGTCATCTGATTTTTCCGCTGTTGGCGTTAGCAGCCAGCTTTGCGTCGCCTGTTCAGGCGTCAAATCAGGCGTCAAATCAGGCTGGGGGCTGGTGTGTTGGTGCACTGGAAATGCTGGCAAACAAGGGCCTGAGCACGCCTGCCATGGCGCAGCATCTATTGGCTCTGCAGAGTGTTCCGGTCATCGAAGAAAACCCTGACCGGCTGGTCTTTGTGTCCTATCGTGCTGCGCGCGGAGGGGACGGGTCCCAAGCACGTCCGTTGCAACAGTTGCAGGTTGCATTGAACAATGCGCGTCCCGGGGACAAAATCGTTGTGCAGCCGGGAAACTACCGACCTGTCGTGATGCGTACGTCGGGTACGCCGTCGGCCCCGATTATCATTGCGGCGCAAACGGATGGCGCAGAGCGCGCCGTGATCGATGGGACGGGCAGAGAAACACGGGGGTTAATCGAAATCCGCGGTGCAAGCCATATTACCGTCTCAGGTTTCCGTCTGCAGAATGCCGCCCGCGATGGGATTTTTGTCGAAGGCACCGATGAAGGAGAGCGCGACATCCGTATTCTCAACAACGACATTGATACGACCGGTAACTCTGCGATCTATGTCGGCGGAATCGTCATGCGCTATGTCACCAAAGTCGATGAATACCGTTTGTTCGATGTGCTGATTCAGGGCAACAGGATGACCAACACGAATTTCCCCAAAGGCGTGAATGAAGCTATTTCCCTAGGCGGCGGTGTGGATGGGTTTGTGATCCGAAACAATTACATATTCGATACACGCCAGTATGGGATTGACGCCAAGGCAGGGGCGATCAACGGGTCGATCACGGACAATGTTATGCATGGGATCGATCGGCACGGCATTTATATTGACTCAGGCAGCCGGACAGTCGCGAATATTGACGTGCGGCGCAACGCCGTATTTGGCGTCCAGAACGGGATCGTTCTGGCGAGAGAATCGGGGCGTGATCCGCTCCATCCGAACCTTGATCGCATTCAGGTGGTCGATAACCTTGTCTTTGACAGCAATGGTTTCGGCATCATGGTCTATCGCCACAAGGACGACGCCGGGATCGGTAAGTTCAGCAATATCACCATAGCCGAGAACTGCATTTGCGGCGTCAAGCGGGACGCGGTGCGGCTGGGCGGCATCGGAGATTTCGCACAAGACGTCAAAGTCGAGCGTAACATCATCCTGTCATCCGGTGGGGATGTCTGGAACAAAATCGGTGCCGAGGTGCAAGACAATGGCGTCCTGCAACCGGCGCTGAACTGCCCATCCTGACGCGTTATTTTCAGTTGTAGGTAAAGATCACTTCAACAACGTCGCCGGGGCGCAAGAGCGTGTCCGGCGTGACTTCTGTGCTTGTCTCGCTCGCCCCGTTTTGACGGTGCAGGATGAACGTAAGCTCTGTGGAGTCGTCCTGTTCAACGGTGAAGGTGCCGAGCGCCAATTCACGATTGAGACTGGTCAGGCGCGCGCGCGCTTCGTCGTAGTCGCGCTCAAACTTGGCTTTCTCATCCATCAATGCTTGAACGAAATCGGCGTCCAGCCCCTGTTTTTCAATCATCAGGGACTGTAGTTCGCTCTCTGCGGCGGCGAGGTCGGCTTGTGTTGTCAGCAAGCGTGACGAGGCGTTAAGCGCCCCCTCGCGTGCATTATCGAGAGAGTTGACGGTGGTCAGCCCACGGTTCGAAAGCTGCAGAACATCCTGAAGCCTTTCTTCTTCGATCTCTGATGCTGTTTGAAACTGCGACAGCGCGGTTTCAAGAAACTCCGTGCGTTTCTTGGTCAGAACGATGCGTGCTGCGTTGTCTTCGCGTTCCCGGTCCAGCTGCGCGCGTGCGCCATCAATCATCCGCCGAAAGTTCTCAACATCGCGGCTGTCGAGACGGTCAACGATAATCTGGAATTCTTCATCAATCGGGGCGTCACTGTCCGCACCGGACAGCATGACGTCGATGCGCCAGAGTTCGGCCGCAAGCCAGGCTTCGGTCTCGCGCAACTCGGCCTGCCGGGTGCGGAAGTTCGCCAGTTGGTCAACGCGTTCTGTCTGTCCCGCCAGGGCGTTACCCCCGGCCGAACCGATGGCGGCACGCACGTTCAGGCCCGGTTCAAAAGGAACGCGGCCCGGTGCAGCAACGGCCCCGACCACCGTCACGGGACGGTAGGTGTCGATATCAAGGAAAATGTCCTGTTCATCCAGTACGATCACCGAGGATATGCCGTTCTGGACAGAACGGATTTGCCGGCCTGCCACAGCCAGCGAAATATCCTGCGACAACTCATCAAGCGTTTTGTTCGCAGCGAGATGTGTGCCCAAATAGGGCAGGCGAA contains:
- a CDS encoding sugar transferase, producing the protein MAMFHPAEVEKLEHCEETSDGFAPYKIAGKRVFDLVLALAIIPVLFPLIAVLWLMTKRDGGSGFFGHRRVGRNGKVFRCWKLRTMVVDAEEKLREHLKANPAAAEEWARDHKLDDDPRITRLGRFLRKTSLDELPQIWNVIRGEMSFVGPRPIVRVELHKYGTHRPVYLSMTPGITGLWQVSGRNDVTYDERVNFDVEYAKDISLLTDLRLIAKTGLSVVGATGR
- a CDS encoding ABC transporter ATP-binding protein, which gives rise to MSAKTPSITGKIERYFSLWRKVIALLKYSSKRLGIFVFIAALLEIMLALGALLAVKLAVDDITQSASASDGVDMGRVLAAISIVLGLFLAGRIMHSVANYFRAAQGFVVSDYVNRAIQERAVAADLSFYDSALYYDSLERARQAGAQRPAQVIANALNVFRGGMMLAGIAVVLFIVEWRLLPISLIAVGLMLVVQVRFTRQRFLLQRRLVQKERHASYADWLMTSQPFAKEIRLWDIGAYLRAQYMKIRKVVRKDYLAIERRKSIAESLVSVVGTLVVFASAAFILYRFSTGQAELSDLIMVVLLLVRAETAGRDFVMSLSRLYDDQLFLNQLFVFLDLKPVMATGEVPKPLPADVKQGVALEHVTFSYPTSEKPALEDVSLRIRPGQFTALVGGNGSGKTTLIKLLCRLYDPQEGSVTYDGLDVQDFDPVAYRKQFSVIFQDFVQFAYTGRDNIRLADLGRDGNDARLLDVARLTGAHEVLEDLPQGYDTVLSRMFDGGVELSGGQWQKIALSRAMFPESKFIILDEPTSAIDPNAEAELFDGFRDKLEGRGALVISHRLSTIRQADYTYVLDNGKIVEEGTHAQLIGQNGRYAEMFERQGRGYRS
- a CDS encoding lasso RiPP family leader peptide-containing protein, producing MTKAVYEAPVLRSHGKVEAVTKGGSTGSSLDAAFPAGTPFADLTLS
- a CDS encoding PqqD family protein: MVSEKCYVAQSDVVDCDIGGDRALLHLQTNTYFTMNATASALWLGLSEPKSLNEMVQIVTEKFDVTDDQCRADIESLVGQMVEANVVKVVPKETE
- a CDS encoding lasso peptide biosynthesis B2 protein; translated protein: MRAIRWAGIYSLSLLVVLVVRVGLWVTRYQRIRTALVRPCPDDPQMARRATVARVTHAVSQISRFIPDASCLTQTISCQAILSWKGIPSTITMGLKKEDETTLKAHAWLSWNAQVVLEGNEGTVLDFNKILDLPTPVRPPVSL
- a CDS encoding asparagine synthetase B family protein, which produces MRIPLAGSASAPPVEHARLARLQDQGWRLTQTMAGVDGATTGDAGYCEAADWGACGLAFLQDRDGVTHQLDMSPQQAAEKSDLELLLDLRLAKGQDFIHTVYGSFSLVFIHKETGRFEAYRDHLGVYPLYYTVSDGAVTCASDLRACLHLSGVALSADAIRIADFIKGDEVDFDRTAFDAVLRLPPAHQLEPANQTVSPRRYWKLEIPQETVSTDCAEQLRDALQAATLACMRPEGSVGAMLSGGLDSSALAGLAAKQSGAPVQTVSFVYGADKAYDETRYIDAANETFGSIPHKIAIAGAPPLDDLATVLDEQMDLFLAPGLPKARQIYPHARALGLSAVIDGHGGDEVISHGYGRLVELATHRKFSLLYREARGAAKVHSLPFLALFSSHIAHYSGMGPRNPLRRLFLKLARYQTKRSSISGWSGTPISLITSDLQERIAATERYAPDPLLKTKADFNRAECLTHLRALNAPLMAQAFEVFHRSATAAEVLPRYPFFDRRVLSLCLAFPAEMKLRDGRSRWILREAMRDILPESIRTRADKAEFGDEIFDVVRDFYSDKQVSFFEPMSDFVSVDAAEQLRKQVIVREVTDVAAIRALWRLAVLSYWIKGLKGWCDAQAKGILI
- a CDS encoding spike base protein, RCAP_Rcc01079 family; translated protein: MSDPFKHHSPGLNAPAFGAFEIAPDDGTPLSHVTRAVYVGTEGNLTVTMAHGQTVNLTSVQPGMIYPIRCTVVHQTGTTASGIVGLY
- a CDS encoding glycosyltransferase family 4 protein, whose protein sequence is MTQPLRIALVLETSGGGSGRHALDLAEGLAQSGHDVTVIWSAVRAQDDFRSRLLAMEGVSNLPLAMHRAVGLADASSLRALKSLLRIQGPFDIIHGHSSKAGALIRLLPRSIRAARIYTPHAFRTMDPDMGGRARRIYGTIERVLAPRGDQIITVSTAEYEHAIGLGIKAQKLTTVVNGAALPDDTDRAAARAFMGLAPDDVAVGFIGRLDAQKAPLRFVEAVTLAAQHAPKLRGLVIGDGSLRQAAEEMNTAKAIRFLGWQNGPALFPGLDVFCMTSHYEAMPYTLLEALHAGVPIVTTAVGGVEETVVEGTNGFVLPTDSGASKIAERLVTLATDTELRHAFGAEAQKMALDRTVQAMVQDTISVYQAASTQG
- a CDS encoding nucleotidyltransferase family protein, with product MNSSLNTAEMRLHVAFAKIGFTQDEQRAAESLARQVTDWDSFVATAMRNFSLPNMRMHLGRMNPDCVPQKVHDELKTAANASAIRNMLLVSAQHQFKEKCLDPLGAEALFFKGISLVSQYYPDLGLRPCRDIDVLVRPETLRPIVLTAIEAGYQFVVPGQAEHPLTEPSEIDAALHYRNDASLLTPEGMAIDLQVKLDKYSGIFAREDVFAQAIPAVLGGKEFMTMPPAFLFNYLCHHHARHVWSRLHWLSDIDALVNSPDFDVDEAVALADKLNQRGTVEASLEMQRLMSPEQSWDDAPELWRGFKFLELSLRNLSGDLDLEKRIGFNMKGGEFMFDWQADASLIRRARLRHSLQVWQPTIRQYTRFPLPRGLRWLYVFPRFIHLMERTRDRGGKKAD